AAAAGCGCTTATCCGGCAGCTATAACCAGCAAACACAGGCCGGAATTGAAATTATTGGTTATCGTTCGTTAAAAGCCGAATGGGAGTGTTTGACTGCTGCAATCGAACTTTGTCAGCAATTGGCGGTCAGTGATCTCCACGTTGAGTTAGGCCACGCCCGTTTTGTTAAGGCGGTGTTACAGGCATTACCGTTGAATACCCTGCAACAAGCAACTTTGCAACGCACATTATTCAGTAAAAACGTCACTGCCTATCAAGCTGTGATCGCGCCACTAGCGGATGATCCCTTTTATCCCTTTTTACAAGTTTGGCCGTGGTTGTTTGGTGATTTTGAGCAGGTACTCGCTAAATTAGAGCTGTTACCGGCAATGCCTGAGTTACAGTCGATCATGCAAGAATTATCCGCTACTCAAGCCTTTTTACAGCAACAATTTCCCCAGCAAAAAATTGAGCTAGATCTATCGATCGAATCGCCGCAGGCTTATTACACAGGGATGATTTTTCACGGTTATAGCGATTCGACGGCCGAATTTTTGTTCAGCGGTGGGCGTTATGATCAGTTGTTATCCAGCTTTCAAAATACGCTGCAGCCTGCTGTTGGTTTAGCTTTTGAAGTTGATCAATTAGCGCAATACACGGCGGTCACCACGACAACGCCCACGACTTTGATCTACTTTGATGAAGCCAGTTGGGGTGCGGCACAACAAATTTTGCAGCAACAACCAAATAGTAGTTTGTGTTTGGCGGAAACTAAGCACGAAGCGGAGCGAATCGCTCGGCAAACCAACAGTAGACTGATCGACGTCACGGAGGTGCAACCATGAGTGCATTGAAAATTGCTTTGACCAAAGGCCGTACCGAAAAACAAGTACTGCCGTTACTGGAAGCTAGCGGTATTGATTGTACAGCGATCCGCAATAAGCAGCGGCGGCTGATTTTTAACGATTTGCCTGATTATCATTTTATCCTGGCAAAAGGGCCGGATGTGCTGACTTACCTCAATCGCGGTGCGATGGATATCGGTATCGTCGGTAGTGATATTTTGGAAGAACAGCACAACGAACAATACGAAATGCTTGATCTGCAAACGGGTAAATGTCATTTCGTCTTAGCGTCGACGCCGAATTTCGATCCTTATCAGGTCAAACGCAAAATTATCGCCACTAAATACCCGAACATTACTCAACGATATTTCCGTAGTATCGGTGAGGATGTGGAGATCATCAAGATCGAAGGCTCAGTGGAATTAGCGCCGCTAGTCGGTTTAGCCGATGCGATCGTCGATATTGTCGAAACCGGCACCACCTTAAAAGAAAACAACTTACAAGTTTTCGCAACTTTACAGTCGGTCTCGACGCGATTAGTCGTTAACCGGTTAGCCTTAAAGCAACATCAAAATGCGATCCAGCAATTGATCACAAATTTACAGCAAGCAATTCAAACGGAGGTCTAGCACATGGAAATTTTACAACAATCATTGGCGGAACTTAAAAAACAAGTGAATCAACGGACGCAACAAGCGACTCATCCCGAAGTTGAAGCCAGCGTCGCGGCAATTTTGGCTGATGTCCAAGCAAATGGCGACACCGCCTTGCGGCAATACAGTGAAAAATTTGATGGCGTGACCCTAACTGATTTGCAAGTGCCACAAGCGGAGATCGATGCGGCTTATAATAACAGCGCGCCAGAATTACTGGCGGCTTTAAAATTAGCCCAGCGCAATATTACTTCCTTCCATAAAAAGGAAATCAGCTATGGCTTCATCGACAGTGAGCGTCCTGGCGTGATCCGCGGTCAAAAAGTGACGCCGTTGGCCGCTGTTGGCTTGTATGTCCCCGGCGGAACAGCCGCTTATCCCTCAACGATCATGATGAGCGCGATCCCCGCTAAATTAGCTGGTGTCAAAAAAATCGTCATGGTAACTCCACCACAAAAGGAGGGTATCAACCCTGCCGTTTTAACTGCTGCTAAATTAGTTGGTATCGATGCGATCTACCAAGTTGGTGGCGCACAGGCTGTTGCGGCGTTGGCTTACGGCACGGAAACCATTCCGCAAGTCGATAAAATTATGGGCCCCGGTAATATTTTTGTTGCGACCGCTAAGAAACAAGTATTTGGTAAGGTCAGTATCGATATGATCGCTGGACCTTCGGAAATCGGGATTATCGCTGACGACAACGCCAAGCCAGCCCAAGTCGCCGCGGATCTGTTGTCACAAGCCGAACATGACAAGTTAGCTCGGCCGATGTTGGTCACACCAAGTTTAGTTTTAGCCCAAGCCGTTAACGTTGAATTAGAAAAACAATTAGCCACGTTACCACGTCAAGAAATTGCCCGCGCATCATTAGATAATGAAGGGTTTATTGCAATCGTGGCTTCGTTAGCTGATGCGTTTACGTTGATGAATGCTATTGCACCAGAACATTTGGAAGTTCAAGTTGCGGAACCGATGCAATATTTGGCACAAATCGAAAATGCCGGCTCTGTTTTCTTAGGTAGTACAGCCTCTGAGCCGCTCGGGGACTATGTCGCTGGTCCGAACCATATTTTACCGACTAGTGGTACGGCGCGTTTCTTCTCCCCATTAGGTGTGTATGATTTCGTCAAGCGCACGCAATTTATTCAATACACGGCCGCCGCGTTGCAGCCAGAAGCCAGTGCCATCACGACTTTGGCGCGGACGGAAGGTTTGGAAGCCCACGCCCGGGCGATTGAAGCTCGTTTTCCTAATGCGAAGTCTTGATCAAGTTGTATCGGAACAAAAATAACCACGAAGAGGTGTAAGGATGAGACAAGCAAAAATAACGCGTAATACACAGGAAACGCAAATCACGGTTGCTTTAAATTTAGATGATGCCAGCACGATCAAAATCAATAGCGGCATCGGGTTTCTCGATCACATGTTGAATGCTTTTGCTAAACACGGCCGCTTCGGCTTGATTGTTGAAGCTAAGGGCGATCTCAATGTTGACCCACATCACACTACCGAAGATATCGCGATCGTACTTGGTCAGTGTTTTAAGCAAACTCTCGGTGATAAGGCCGGGATCGAACGTTTTGGCACCGCCTTTGTACCGATGGATGAAACTTTGGCTCGTGTGGTGATCGATTTATCCGGCCGCTCGTATTTAGTTTTTGACGCTGAGTTAACCAATCCGCGCTTAGGCACTTACGATACCGAAGTGACGGAGGACTTTTTCCAAGGCTTCGCGTTTAACGCTGAGTTGAATTGTCATGCTACGGTATTATACGGTCGCAACACGCATCATAAAATCGAGGCGCTATTCAAAGCCCTCGGACGAGCAATGCGTGGCGCGGTGGCAATCAATCCCGAAGTCAAAGGCATTCCATCGACTAAAGGGGTGATCTGATGTTAGTGATCGTTGATTATGATACCGGTAATACCCGCAATTTGAAAAAGGCGCTGGATTATCTCGGCATCGCCAACCAACTTTCCAGTGACCCAGCGACGATTTTAGCCGCCGATGGTTTGATTTTACCCGGCGTTGGCGCTTTTCAAAAAGCAATGGCGGCGTTAGCAGAACGTGGCCTAGTCACCGTTTTGCAAACGGCTGCCCAACAAGGGAAACCAATTTTAGGGATCTGCTTGGGCATGCAATTATTAGTTGAAACGGGTTACGAATTTGGGATCACCCGCGGTCTTGGTTTATTACCCGGTGAAGTGGTGCCGATCCCCGCTGATAATGGGCTAAAAGTACCCCATATGGGTTGGAACACCAATCAAGTCTTGCAGCCTAATCCGGTGGCTGACGTTTTTGATCAGCAAGCAACTTACTTCGTACACTCATTTTATGTCCAAACAGCGGCGAAGAATATTATCGCCCAAACCGATTACGGCGTGAAAATTCCCAGCATCATTCAACAAGATAACGTGATGGGGATGCAATTTCACCCCGAAAAAAGCGGTCAGGTTGGCCTACAAGGCTTGGCACGCTTCAATAAGGAGTTGGTTCGCATATGAAGTTATATCCCGCAATCGATTTAAAGAATGGTCGCAGTGTCCGGCTGTATCAGGGGCAATTTGACCAAGAAACGGTGGTCAATAATTCGCCGCTACAACAGGCCAAGCAGATCGCAGCTGCTGGCTTGACCAATTTACATTTAGTTGACCTTGATGGGGCCAAGGATGGCCGCCCGGTGAACCAAGCGATTATTGCTGCGATCGTCGAACAAACACCCCTACAAGTCGAAATCGGCGGCGGTATTCGCACCTTAGCGCAGATCGAAACCTATCTGAACTTGGGTGTTACCCGAGTGATCATTGGCTCGGCAGCTTTGACTGATCCTGAATTGGTCACTACCGCGGTCAAAAAATTCGGCGCCGCTAAAATTGTTGTCGGTATCGATGGTAAGCAGGGTAAAGTCGCTACCGAAGGCTGGTTGGCGCAAAGCCAAGTCACGATGGCTGACCTAGTCGCTGCCATGCAAAAAGTCGGTGTACAAACGTTTATCGTCACCGATATTGAGCGCGATGGCACCTTACAAGGTCCTAACCAAGCACAGTTAGTTGAACTCGCCGCACAATTTCCGATGGCAACTTTTGTGGCTTCCGGTGGGGTGCGCGATGCCCGCGATCTTAAAAATCTAGCGGCAGCGGGCATTGAGCACGCAATCGTCGGTAAGGCACTTTATGCCGGTAGCGTGACCCTAGCCGAGCTGGCTGAGCTTAGTCGGAATAAATCTGAATTGTAAAAACATACGAAAAAGGGGGTTGACCATATGTTAGCTAAACGAATCGTTCCCTGTTTAGATGTCGATCATGGCCGAGTGAAAAAAGGTGTTAACTTTGTGGATCTGACCGATGTTGGTGATCCCGCCGAAATCGCCGCAGCATACGAGCAACAAGGGGCCGATGAATTAGTCTTTCTCGACATCACGGCAACCAATGAAGCCCGCCGCGCAATGGTCGATACCATCGAAAAAGTGGCGGCACAAGTGTTCATGCCTCTAACCGTTGGCGGCGGCATTAAAAGTGTAGCTGATATGCAAGCTTTGTTAAAGGCCGGCGCCGACAAGATTGCTTTGAATTCAGCTGCAGTGACGCAGCCGGAATTGATCCAAGCCGGCGCTGAAAAGTTTGGCAGTCAATGTATCGTGGTGGCCATCGATGTTCGCTGGGATGAAGCCACCCAAGAATATCGGGTTTACGTCAATGGCGGTCGTAAAGCTGCTGATCTAGAAGCAATCAGTTGGGCTAAAAAAGTGGTCGCTTTAGGTGCTGGTGAGTTACTGGTTACCAGCATGGATCGCGACGGCACTAAATCCGGCTATGATTTGAAATTGTATCAGGCACTGACTGCGGCGGTCAATGTGCCGATCGTCGCTTCTGGCGGCTGTGGTAAATTAGCTGATTTCAACACCCTTTTTGCGGAAACTGACGTTGATGCTGCTTTAGCCGCCTCAGTTTTTCATTACGGCGAGCTAACCATTCCGCAAGTTAAACAAAGCTTGCGGGAACAAGGGGTGACTGTCCGATGATCCAACTTGATTTTAGCAAATTACCGCAACAATTACTGACCACTGTCATCACTGACGCAAGTAACGGCCAAGTTTTGATGGTGGCGTATATGAATGAGGAAAGTTGGCAAAAAACGTTAGCCAGCGGTGAAACTTGGTTTTGGTCGCGCAGCCGCCAAGCGTTATGGCACAAAGGTGAAACCAGCGGCAATACACAAAAAGTGGTGGCGATCCGCGTTGATTGTGACGCCGATACCTTGTTGATCAGCGTTACCCCAGCTGGGCCAGCCTGCCATACCGGCCACTATAGTTGTTTTTATCGTGATATTGAAGGCAATGAAATTTAATTTAAAGAAGGCAATAACTATGCAAACAGTCGAAGAACTTTATCAATTGATCCTACAACGGAAAAGTAATCCCGAAAAAGGTTCGTATACCGATTATCTATTCACTAAAGGTTTGGATAAGATCTTGAAAAAAGTCGGCGAAGAATCCACCGAAGTCATCGTCGCCGCTAAAAATCCCAGCGATGACGAATTTGTGTATGAAGTCAGTGATTTAGTCTATCACGTGCTGGTTTTAATGGCTGACCGCGGGATCAGTGTCGATGATATCAAAACCGAGTTGGCTAAGCGTGAAGGGCTAATGAGCAAAACACAAGAACGCCGCGAGATCGATAAATTATAGATTGATATTATCCGAAAAAAGTGAGTAGAGGAGGAACTGCGATGCTGAAAAAAACGGTCAGTCAGTTACAACCGTACGTGCCAGAAACGCCATTGCCGGAGCTAGAAAAGCAGTTAGGCTTAGCTTCAGTGGTTCGATTATCGGCTAATGAAAATCCATTTGGCACTTCACCAAAAGTCCAACAAGCTTTACAGAATTGGGACTTTAGCAACAGCCGCTATTATCCCGATGGCGATGCGGCAGCGTTGCGTCAAGCGGTTGCCGACTACGTTAAGGTGGCGCCGGAACGGCTGTTATTTGGCAATGGCCTTGACGAAGTGATCGAACTTGTTTCCAGGACTTTTTTGGAAACTGGCGATGAAGTTTTGGAACTCGGGCCGACTTTTTCCGAGTACAAATTACACGCGCAAATTGAAGATACAATTGTCCACGATGTGGCAGTACAAGCGGATGGTATCGCTGATTTGACCGCACTGGCTGCCGCAATCACGCCGAAAACGAAACTAATTTGGTTGTGTAACCCGAATAATCCAACTGGGACCGCTGTACCCCAAACAGAGATCGCTAAATTTATGGCGCAAGTGCCGCGGACGGTGTTAGTGTTGATCGATGAAGCCTATATTGACTTTGTTGACAAGCTAGCGACCTATACGGCGTTACCGTTATTAGATCAGTACGATAATTTAATGGTTTTGCGCACTTTCTCAAAGGCGTATGGTCTAGCTAACTTCCGCGTCGGTTACGCCGTGATGCCACCTAAATTAGCGCCGAGCTTGCAGTCGGTGCGCTTACCGTATAACTTAAGTGCGATCGCCCAATTAGCCGCTCAGGCCGCCTTAGCCGATCAAGCCTTTTTACAAGCGACAGTCACCCGCGTGCGCCAAGCGCGGCAGCAATGGGAATGCTTTTTGCAGCAGCACGGCTTTACTTTCTATCATTCACAAGCTAATTTCACCTTTTTCCAAGCACCACATGCGCTGAAATTAGCCGATTACTTACTGCACAACGGCTTTATCGTACGCACTGGTTTACGGCCAGATTGGTTGCGGATCACTTTTGGTACTGCGGAGCAGAATGAAAAGCTACAACAATTGATTCTAGCGTTTTATGAGAAATAAATAATCGTCAGCTATCAACTTCCTAATGAAGGCGTTGATAACTGACGATTTTATTTTGCGCTGATCACCACGCGATAATCCAGCGGCCGTTTACTGCCTAAAATAACCAACCGTTGCTCTGGCAAGCGAACTAAGTTTACTTGCGCCGACTCAGTCTCATAGTGCCAACTAAAGCCAGTTGAATTATAATCAATGCTTAAACAAGGTAGTTGTGATTCTGGAA
This is a stretch of genomic DNA from Loigolactobacillus coryniformis subsp. coryniformis KCTC 3167 = DSM 20001. It encodes these proteins:
- a CDS encoding ATP phosphoribosyltransferase regulatory subunit encodes the protein MLNRNLPVGTRDEFGVVAQAKEKITGQIQTYFRSRGFQKLTTPLLEYKAVFSSMEQQTYQPYQLLDEHGETLVLRPDLTLPVARVMSTTGIKTPVKWYYSGEVFRVKKRLSGSYNQQTQAGIEIIGYRSLKAEWECLTAAIELCQQLAVSDLHVELGHARFVKAVLQALPLNTLQQATLQRTLFSKNVTAYQAVIAPLADDPFYPFLQVWPWLFGDFEQVLAKLELLPAMPELQSIMQELSATQAFLQQQFPQQKIELDLSIESPQAYYTGMIFHGYSDSTAEFLFSGGRYDQLLSSFQNTLQPAVGLAFEVDQLAQYTAVTTTTPTTLIYFDEASWGAAQQILQQQPNSSLCLAETKHEAERIARQTNSRLIDVTEVQP
- the hisG gene encoding ATP phosphoribosyltransferase; the encoded protein is MSALKIALTKGRTEKQVLPLLEASGIDCTAIRNKQRRLIFNDLPDYHFILAKGPDVLTYLNRGAMDIGIVGSDILEEQHNEQYEMLDLQTGKCHFVLASTPNFDPYQVKRKIIATKYPNITQRYFRSIGEDVEIIKIEGSVELAPLVGLADAIVDIVETGTTLKENNLQVFATLQSVSTRLVVNRLALKQHQNAIQQLITNLQQAIQTEV
- the hisD gene encoding histidinol dehydrogenase, whose translation is MEILQQSLAELKKQVNQRTQQATHPEVEASVAAILADVQANGDTALRQYSEKFDGVTLTDLQVPQAEIDAAYNNSAPELLAALKLAQRNITSFHKKEISYGFIDSERPGVIRGQKVTPLAAVGLYVPGGTAAYPSTIMMSAIPAKLAGVKKIVMVTPPQKEGINPAVLTAAKLVGIDAIYQVGGAQAVAALAYGTETIPQVDKIMGPGNIFVATAKKQVFGKVSIDMIAGPSEIGIIADDNAKPAQVAADLLSQAEHDKLARPMLVTPSLVLAQAVNVELEKQLATLPRQEIARASLDNEGFIAIVASLADAFTLMNAIAPEHLEVQVAEPMQYLAQIENAGSVFLGSTASEPLGDYVAGPNHILPTSGTARFFSPLGVYDFVKRTQFIQYTAAALQPEASAITTLARTEGLEAHARAIEARFPNAKS
- the hisB gene encoding imidazoleglycerol-phosphate dehydratase HisB, producing the protein MRQAKITRNTQETQITVALNLDDASTIKINSGIGFLDHMLNAFAKHGRFGLIVEAKGDLNVDPHHTTEDIAIVLGQCFKQTLGDKAGIERFGTAFVPMDETLARVVIDLSGRSYLVFDAELTNPRLGTYDTEVTEDFFQGFAFNAELNCHATVLYGRNTHHKIEALFKALGRAMRGAVAINPEVKGIPSTKGVI
- the hisH gene encoding imidazole glycerol phosphate synthase subunit HisH yields the protein MLVIVDYDTGNTRNLKKALDYLGIANQLSSDPATILAADGLILPGVGAFQKAMAALAERGLVTVLQTAAQQGKPILGICLGMQLLVETGYEFGITRGLGLLPGEVVPIPADNGLKVPHMGWNTNQVLQPNPVADVFDQQATYFVHSFYVQTAAKNIIAQTDYGVKIPSIIQQDNVMGMQFHPEKSGQVGLQGLARFNKELVRI
- the hisA gene encoding 1-(5-phosphoribosyl)-5-[(5-phosphoribosylamino)methylideneamino]imidazole-4-carboxamide isomerase, which encodes MKLYPAIDLKNGRSVRLYQGQFDQETVVNNSPLQQAKQIAAAGLTNLHLVDLDGAKDGRPVNQAIIAAIVEQTPLQVEIGGGIRTLAQIETYLNLGVTRVIIGSAALTDPELVTTAVKKFGAAKIVVGIDGKQGKVATEGWLAQSQVTMADLVAAMQKVGVQTFIVTDIERDGTLQGPNQAQLVELAAQFPMATFVASGGVRDARDLKNLAAAGIEHAIVGKALYAGSVTLAELAELSRNKSEL
- the hisF gene encoding imidazole glycerol phosphate synthase subunit HisF: MLAKRIVPCLDVDHGRVKKGVNFVDLTDVGDPAEIAAAYEQQGADELVFLDITATNEARRAMVDTIEKVAAQVFMPLTVGGGIKSVADMQALLKAGADKIALNSAAVTQPELIQAGAEKFGSQCIVVAIDVRWDEATQEYRVYVNGGRKAADLEAISWAKKVVALGAGELLVTSMDRDGTKSGYDLKLYQALTAAVNVPIVASGGCGKLADFNTLFAETDVDAALAASVFHYGELTIPQVKQSLREQGVTVR
- the hisI gene encoding phosphoribosyl-AMP cyclohydrolase, producing MIQLDFSKLPQQLLTTVITDASNGQVLMVAYMNEESWQKTLASGETWFWSRSRQALWHKGETSGNTQKVVAIRVDCDADTLLISVTPAGPACHTGHYSCFYRDIEGNEI
- the hisE gene encoding phosphoribosyl-ATP diphosphatase codes for the protein MQTVEELYQLILQRKSNPEKGSYTDYLFTKGLDKILKKVGEESTEVIVAAKNPSDDEFVYEVSDLVYHVLVLMADRGISVDDIKTELAKREGLMSKTQERREIDKL
- the hisC gene encoding histidinol-phosphate transaminase, translated to MLKKTVSQLQPYVPETPLPELEKQLGLASVVRLSANENPFGTSPKVQQALQNWDFSNSRYYPDGDAAALRQAVADYVKVAPERLLFGNGLDEVIELVSRTFLETGDEVLELGPTFSEYKLHAQIEDTIVHDVAVQADGIADLTALAAAITPKTKLIWLCNPNNPTGTAVPQTEIAKFMAQVPRTVLVLIDEAYIDFVDKLATYTALPLLDQYDNLMVLRTFSKAYGLANFRVGYAVMPPKLAPSLQSVRLPYNLSAIAQLAAQAALADQAFLQATVTRVRQARQQWECFLQQHGFTFYHSQANFTFFQAPHALKLADYLLHNGFIVRTGLRPDWLRITFGTAEQNEKLQQLILAFYEK